One Harpia harpyja isolate bHarHar1 chromosome 11, bHarHar1 primary haplotype, whole genome shotgun sequence genomic window, AACAGACCTATACGTGTTCAGCACTCCGTATCTTGTCTGGGCTCCACGCCTCTCAGAATCCTGTGGCCCAGGTTTATTCAGTTTTAGCTACTCAGATGGGAGGAAGGACTTGTCTCCTGGTAAATACTGCTCACTGCTCTGAATTAAACTTGTGGGATCCCAGTGTTGTCTTCATCTTATCCCCAATGTATGTTGTGAGTGCCttgggagcagggagctgggatgGAGGCTTACACCAGTGAATCTTTGGAACTCTTTTGAGGGAGTGTTTCCTTGGAGGTTTTTAGGgatgtggtgttttgttttctgcgACTGAAGAATCTTCTTCTCACCTTATCCCTGAAGTCTTCAGAAACGTAGTAGTAGACAAAGGGATCAGCGCAGCTGTTAAAAGTGCTGATGGCCAGGCTCACCATGTAGCTGATATACAGGTTGCCATACAGCTTGGAGTTATAGCTGGAGTAATGAACAAGGAGCAGAACGTTGCTGGGTGTGTAGAAGGCCACAAGTGTGAACAGCACGAGAGCTGTGAGCTTCATAGAGTAGGAGTACCGCTTCCCACTCTCCAGGAGGGCTCGCAATACTGAGCAGTAGCTGAACAGCATCACCACGAGAGGAGCGAGGAAAGCACAGGTGATCAGGCAGATGAAGTAGTAGAAGTAATAGCCATCATCCTCGTGCCTGGGGAGAACATCGTGGCAGAGAGTGACGTCTACTCCATACAGGGGATACGACTGCTGCTGCAGAGTCAGGGGCAGGGTGAGGACGGCAGCACAGAGCCAGATGGCAGTGCAGgtgcaggcagcaaaggcaggAGTGCGGAAAGAACGTGAAAAGAAAGGATGCACCACAGCCAGGTACCGGTCAACACTGATGCATGTAAGCAGCAGTACTGAGCAGTACATGTTCCCATAGAAGAAAGCTGTGGTGAGCCGGCACAGGCCTTCCCCAAAGGGCCAGTTATTGCCCAGGAAATAGTAGAAAATCTTGAAGGGCAGCACCAATATGAGCAGCAGGTCTGCTGCAGCCAAGTTCATCAGAAAGACAGTGGAGGTCAACTTCTCAGCCCTGGTGGCCAGGACCCACAGGGCCAGCCCGTTTGAAGGCAGCCCCACCAGGAAGACGAGGGTGTAGAGGCAGGGGATGAGCCGCACTGTGACCACGCTGCCCAGCTGAGAGTGTGTGGTCTCGTGTATCAACAGGTACGTGACGTTGTTTATGGTCGCCTTTTCCCCAGGGATGGCTCGGGGACACGGTGTGATCTCTGGTGTCGTCGCCTGCTCGTTGGTGCTGTTCTGAGAGTAATCTGTCAGATAAATGCAGTCTGTTACTTGCTGCTTGTGCGGTTACCCTTGTACTTTGCAGAGCAGGCTGCATACATAATGTTTACCCTAAAGGCTACGGTTTTGCATTTTACGTTGGGGTCCTTAAAAGTGGGCGTATTGTGTAAAATGCTATTGCGTGATGGGCAGAAAAAGTTGGCTAACAGAATTAGGTGTGCAGGAATAACCATCAGCAATCTTACTGAAAATTTACACAATTCTTCTGTCGTGTGGTTTCCCACAGCTCACAAATGATTGCTATATTGTACAACTATCAGCAGGCCTGGGGAACCAGAGAGTGATTCCTCTgcccagctttcaaaagaatccTAAGACCTGGGGCCACTCCAGATTAAAGTGATGGCTGTGGGAGTCTAACTTTTAGCTAAAGATTTTGGTTTCAAGTGCTCTCTGTTTTACTtctctaatttttctttctctttctagtTTCTTCCACcccagtttctttctcttctgtatccCCTTCTCTCATCTCCTGCTTCAACTACAGCATGCATGAATCTCAATTAGAGTGTGCTCCTATGcgatagctttaaaaaaagagttttcagGGTCTTATAAAGGTACTGGGTATCTAGTAATTTAAGCAGCAGcaatttttcccccaaagataCACACTCACCGTCGTAGTCTGGAGAGGCCAGGCAGAGTCCCCAAAAGGCACAGCACAGCATAAGCCTGTGTGACAGCCGTCCACTCCTGAGGGTCTCCATTCTGGTGCAGGATCCAATAGTGCACTACTGTGCTCAGAGCTGTGTGGGAAAGGCAGTACTAGTGACCCTGCTTACGCATTTCCTTCTGTTAGTCCTTAACTCACGGAAGCACCAGGCTTTTCCCATAAAGGATGAGGTGTACGGGGGGCTGTCACGACATGCACAAGTGTGTGTTGCCCAAGCAGAGACAGCACCAGTATCGGACACAGGACTGGGAGGGGCATATGTGTCCAGATCCGCAGTATATTGGGGCCGTACTTCATTGTCAGAGCTAGACGATGGCTTGAGTGACTCATTTGGATCTCCTTCCTGCTCCAGAATATTCATGGAAATAACAAATGTGGTCAGATTTGATGCAGTCTGAATTTGGTTTAGAGTGTAAACTGAACTTCTGACCTCCTACATCAAGCATCCTTCCACCCAAGAGAGACCCAAGTGGCTCTGCGTGAGATTCAAGGTCTTTCCCCACACCCTGATTCAAGATGCTTTCTGGTAGTGCAAATTGCAAAGGTATCATCCcctcacagaaacaaatgaagtgCAGGAGAGCTGCAGATCCAGACAAacctccccagctcccagggatTACACAGGGCTCTTGCAGCCTCATGTTGTGGCAATTCAAGGTTTTTAGTGTCTGCCCTGTAGCCCCCAGATCAGGCTGGGCCTTTCAGAgttctcctgtttttttaatttctgctccTGCTACCTGGCTAAAGAGGGGATAAAGCTCCTGCACCTTCCTTCTTGGTCTCACTGTAGAGGTTGATCAAAAGTCCTGTGGGTCGGAgctatttgcttttgaaagaatcGGCACTAGCACCAGCCTCGGGATGCCATAACATACAAACGATAAGTGGCAGGGTCTCACGGCTTTAGGGAGACACTGTGCTTCCGCTGATAAACTACCAGGAACAGGGAGAGCAGCTCCATCCAGCAGGAAAGGGGCCTGACAAGGGTGCACGGGAAGTCTCTGCTGTTGGGTAGATAATGGTGGATTTCAGTCACTCTTGCCCAAGAAGAGC contains:
- the F2RL3 gene encoding proteinase-activated receptor 4, with translation METLRSGRLSHRLMLCCAFWGLCLASPDYDDYSQNSTNEQATTPEITPCPRAIPGEKATINNVTYLLIHETTHSQLGSVVTVRLIPCLYTLVFLVGLPSNGLALWVLATRAEKLTSTVFLMNLAAADLLLILVLPFKIFYYFLGNNWPFGEGLCRLTTAFFYGNMYCSVLLLTCISVDRYLAVVHPFFSRSFRTPAFAACTCTAIWLCAAVLTLPLTLQQQSYPLYGVDVTLCHDVLPRHEDDGYYFYYFICLITCAFLAPLVVMLFSYCSVLRALLESGKRYSYSMKLTALVLFTLVAFYTPSNVLLLVHYSSYNSKLYGNLYISYMVSLAISTFNSCADPFVYYYVSEDFRDKVRRRFFSRRKQNTTSLKTSKETLPQKSSKDSLV